The Megalobrama amblycephala isolate DHTTF-2021 linkage group LG20, ASM1881202v1, whole genome shotgun sequence genome includes a window with the following:
- the LOC125255171 gene encoding pancreatic secretory granule membrane major glycoprotein GP2-like yields MRFLISLCVTVLLLNNVERINGQTSAAATNTDDDPCYDYTILDKHDISPDDFFAVYNYIYGYEDTLFERDGWYRFFFNGSSAQMPEWCFSSMSCGGYSSLWLDGPHPQLEDGIVTRDVYGSYYESCRYYRSYPIQVKACAENYYVYKLVRPNRMIPDPAYCAVVVSSPPSVDPCYSYNSLDEPWRANTILTDDYSNLRCDGDVNWNGWYRLFVNGQSAQMPQSCVSYGMCGTYHAMWLNGPHPQLEDGVVTRHVCGSTLRNCCGYTFRPIQVKACPGNYYVYEFFRPINCAAYCAEVTNPTTMYTTAEAIPVTEISGEGDRCSELNCTEDERCEEEHGVYGCFCKDNHHRSQRDSFDSLDFSLSDFIQTCDSSSGFMSLSRCQLFEAGFSSDILHLNDPSCRGTVRNGRVEFCFDNNDHICGTSLVANGTHFIYENFILGVSGSGNIISREKYLRIHFSCVYPQTQSLTMDINPLESIVHRILPAGQGTYQVRMIPYQDAEFSHPFTGNVNVELNQSIFVEVRVDGVDSRQFASVIDTCWATPVNDPHSSVRWDLIVDMCPSPNDKVELLQNGVSTSSRFSFSMFTFIANSAKVYLHCSIHLCLLSGNRCSVHCDSEQSGREGRSVDIHENTSISMGPLMWSDSSKGEQLPYQVEGSRAPCLCASLMMLLISIMSVLISF; encoded by the exons ATGAGGTTTCTAATTTCATTGTGCGTGACAGTACTGCTGCTGAATAATG TTGAAAGGATCAATGGACAAACATCAG CAGCTGCAACCAACACAGATGATGACCCATGCTATGACTACACCATTCTTGACAAACATGATATAAGCCCAGATGATTTCTTTGCtgtgtataattatatatatggatatgaggACACTCTATTTGAAAGGGATGGCTGGTATAGATTCTTCTTTAATGGATCGAGTGCTCAGATGCCTGAGTGGTGTTTCAGTTCAATGTCATGTGGAGGTTATAGTTCTCTGTGGCTCGATGGCCCTCATCCTCAGCTAGAAGATGGAATTGTTACTCGTGACGTCTACGGCTCTTATTACGAATCGTGCAGATACTACAGATCCTACCCAATCCAAGTCAAAGCTTGTGCTGAAAATTATTATGTCTACAAACTTGTAAGACCTAATCGAATGATCCCAGACCCCGCATATTGTGCAG TTGTTGTCTCCAGTCCACCGAGTGTTGACCCCTGCTACAGTTATAACAGTCTGGATGAGCCGTGGAGAGCAAATACAATTTTGACTGATGATTACAGCAATTTAAGATGTGATGGTGATGTCAACTGGAATGGCTGGTACAGGCTGTTCGTCAATGGTCAGAGTGCCCAGATGCCACAGTCATGTGTTAGTTATGGCATGTGTGGCACATATCACGCAATGTGGCTCAACGGCCCTCACCCACAGCTAGAAGATGGAGTGGTGACCCGGCACGTCTGTGGTTCCACTTTGAGAAACTGCTGTGGTTACACCTTTCGTCCCATTCAAGTCAAAGCTTGTCCAGGAAATTATTATGTGTATGAGTTTTTCAGGCCAATAAACTGTGCAGCTTACTGTGCAG AAGTCACAAACCCGACAACAATGTACACAACAGCAGAGGCAATCCCAGTCACAGAAATCAGTG GCGAAGGAGACCGCTGTTCTGAGCTCAACTGCACTGAGGATGAACGCTGTGAAGAGGAACATGGTGTTTACGGCTGTTTCTGCAAGGACAACCATCACAGATCTCAGCGTGACTCCTTTG ATTCTCTTGACTTttctctctcagatttcattcaaaCCTGTGATAGCAGCTCTGGCTTCATGTCTCTGTCTCGCTGTCAGCTCTTTGAGGCTGGTTTTTCTTCTGATATCTTACACCTCAATGATCCCAGCTGCAGAGGAACAGTCCGGAATGGCAGAGTGGAGTTCTGTTTTGACAACAATGACCACATCTGTGGTACAAGTCTTGTG GCCAATGGCACCCACTTCATCTATGAGAACTTTATTCTGGGGGTTTCTGGATCTGGGAATATCATCAGCAGGGAAAAATATCTGAGGATCCATTTCAGCTGTGTGTACCCACAAACCCAATCACTCACAATGGACATCAACCCTCTGGAGAG CATTGTGCACAGGATCCTTCCTGCTGGTCAAGGGACCTATCAGGTCAGGATGATTCCCTATCAGGATGCTGAATTCTCACACCCCTTCACTGGGAATGTGAACGTAGAGCTGAACCAGAGTATTTTTGTGGAAGTTCGTGTTGATGGAGTCGACAGCCGTCAGTTTGCTTCAGTGATTGACACATGTTGGGCTACACCTGTGAATGATCCCCATTCCTCTGTCCGCTGGGACCTCATCGTTGACAT GTGTCCCAGTCCAAATGACAAAGTGGAGCTTCTGCAGAATGGTGTTTCCACATCCAGCCGTTTCTCCTTCAGCATGTTTACGTTCATTGCAAACTCCGCGAAGGTTTACCTGCACTGCTCTATTCACCTTTGCCTTCTGTCAGGCAATCGCTGCTCAGTG CACTGTGACTCGGAACAAAGCGGGAGAGAGGGCAGATCTGTGGACATCCATGAGAATACTTCCATATCCATGGGTCCATTGATGTGGTCTGACAGTAGCAAAG GTGAACAGCTCCCATACCAAGTGGAGGGATCCAGGGCTCCATGTCTGTGTGCTTCTCTGATGATGTTACTCATTTCTATCATGAGTGTCCTGATATCCTTTTAG
- the LOC125255443 gene encoding pancreatic secretory granule membrane major glycoprotein GP2-like: MNIVPPPSKSKPVEIIMSINLSDLMSHSLVHTAQLLLTAINDDPCHNYQSLDNPWRATNESGLYLCHESFPWNGWYRLFYNGMDIRMPESCVNVYSCNAIRSLWLTGPHPQIEDGVVIREVCGVEDSDCCGRTFFPIRVKACPGNYYVYELVKQFHCAGYCIDVNTISPTVSITAPAPAPVTAFDMTLSAATNTDVDPCIDYTILDEHKRSPDDFFNIYEHMHEYDDTRVEWDGWYRFYINGSSAQMPEWCFSHMYCGGYSPLWLDGPHPQLEDGVVTRDVYGGNLEVCRYFRSNPIQVKACPGNYYVYKLVRPNRMIPAPAYCAVVVSSPPSVDPCYSYNSLDEPWRANKTLTDDYSNIRCDGDVNWNGWYRLFVNGQSAQMPESCVSYGMCGTYHAMWLNGLHPQLEDGVVTRHVCGSTSRDCCGYTFHPIQVKACPGNYYVYEFIRPRYCAAYCAVTNPTTMYTTAEAIPVTETSVEGDRCSELNCTEDERCEEEHGVYGCFCKDSHNSSQLGSFDFIETCESSSGFMSLSRCQLFEAGFSSDILHLNDPSCRGTVRNGRVEFYFDNNDHICGTSLVANGTHFIYENFILGDSGSGNIISREKYLRIHFRCVYSQTQSLTMDINLLESIVHRILPAGQGTYQVRMIPYQDAEFLHPYSGSVNVELSKSIFVEVRVDGVDSSQFASVIDTCWATPVNDPHYSVRWDLIVDMCPSPNDKVELLQNGVSTSSRFSFSMFTFIANSAKVYLHCSIHLCLLSDNRCSVHCDSEQHGRKGRSVDIHESTSISMGPLMWSDLSKGEQLPNQVQGSRAPCLCASLMMLLISMMSVLISF, translated from the exons ATGAACATAGTTCCGCCCCCATCCAAATCAAAGCCTGTGGAGATTATTATGTCTATAAACTTGTCAGACCTGATGAGTCACTCTCTGGTTCATACTGCGCAG TTGCTTTTGACAGCTATCAACGATGATCCTTGTCACAACTATCAATCTCTGGATAATCCCTGGAGAGCCACTAATGAAAGTGGACTTTACCTTTGTCATGAATCTTTCCCTTGGAATGGCTGGTACCGACTTTTCTACAATGGAATGGACATTCGAATGCCAGAAAGCTGTGTTAATGTATACAGCTGTAACGCAATCCGCAGTCTGTGGCTCACTGGTCCTCACCCACAGATAGAAGATGGAGTGGTGATCAGGGAGGTCTGTGGGGTTGAAGATTCAGACTGCTGTGGTCGCACTTTTTTCCCCATCAGGGTCAAAGCCTGTCCAGGAAATTACTATGTATATGAACTTGTAAAACAATTCCATTGTGCAGGTTACTGTATAG ATGTCAACACTATATCACCGACAGTGTCCATTACAGCTCCAGCTCCAGCTCCAGTAACTGCATTCGACATGACTTTGT CAGCTGCAACCAACACAGATGTTGACCCATGCATTGACTACACCATTCTTGATGAACATAAAAGAAGCCCAGATGATTTCTTTAATATTTATGAACATATGCATGAATATGATGACACTCGTGTTGAATGGGATGGCTGGTATCGATTCTACATTAATGGATCGAGTGCTCAGATGCCTGAGTGGTGTTTCAGTCATATGTACTGTGGAGGTTATAGTCCTCTGTGGCTCGATGGCCCTCATCCTCAGCTAGAAGATGGAGTTGTTACTCGTGACGTCTATGGCGGTAATCTTGAAGTGTGCCGTTACTTCAGATCCAACCCAATCCAAGTCAAAGCTTGTCCTGGAAATTATTATGTCTACAAACTTGTAAGACCTAATCGAATGATCCCAGCTCCAGCATATTGTGCAG TTGTTGTCTCCAGTCCACCAAGTGTTGACCCCTGCTACAGTTATAACAGTCTGGATGAGCCGTGGAGAgcaaataaaactttaactgaTGATTACAGCAATATAAGATGTGATGGTGATGTCAACTGGAATGGCTGGTACAGGCTGTTCGTTAATGGTCAGAGTGCCCAGATGCCAGAGTCATGTGTTAGTTATGGCATGTGTGGCACATATCACGCAATGTGGCTCAACGGCCTTCACCCACAGCTAGAAGATGGAGTGGTCACCCGGCACGTCTGTGGTTCCACTTCGAGAGACTGCTGTGGTTACACATTTCATCCCATTCAAGTCAAAGCTTGTCCAGGAAATTATTATGTGTATGAGTTTATCAGGCCAAGATACTGTGCAGCTTACTGTGCAG TCACAAACCCGACAACAATGTACACAACAGCAGAGGCAATCCCAGTTACAGAAACCAGTG TTGAAGGAGACCGCTGTTCTGAGCTCAACTGCACTGAGGATGAACGCTGTGAAGAGGAACATGGTGTTTACGGCTGTTTCTGCAAGGACAGCCATAACAGTTCTCAGCTTGGCTCCTTTG atttcattgaaACCTGTGAAAGCAGCTCTGGCTTCATGTCTCTGTCTCGCTGTCAGCTCTTTGAGGCTGGTTTTTCTTCTGACATCTTACACCTCAATGATCCCAGCTGCAGAGGAACAGTCCGGAATGGCAGAGTGGAGTTCTATTTTGACAACAATGACCACATCTGTGGTACAAGTCTTGTG GCCAATGGCACCCACTTCATCTATGAGAACTTTATTCTGGGGGATTCTGGATCTGGGAATATAATCAGCAGGGAAAAATATCTGAGGATCCATTTCCGCTGTGTGTACTCACAAACCCAATCACTCACAATGGACATCAACCTTCTGGAGAG CATTGTGCACAGAATCCTTCCTGCTGGTCAAGGGACCTATCAGGTCAGGATGATTCCCTATCAGGATGCTGAATTCTTACACCCCTACAGTGGGAGTGTGAACGTAGAGCTGAGCAAAAGTATTTTTGTGGAAGTTCGTGTTGATGGAGTCGACAGCAGTCAGTTTGCTTCAGTGATTGACACATGTTGGGCTACACCTGTGAATGATCCCCATTACTCTGTCCGCTGGGACCTCATCGTTGACAT GTGTCCCAGTCCAAATGACAAAGTGGAGCTTCTGCAGAATGGTGTTTCCACATCCAGCCGTTTCTCCTTCAGCATGTTTACGTTCATTGCAAACTCCGCAAAGGTTTACCTGCACTGCTCTATTCACCTTTGCCTTCTGTCAGACAATCGCTGCTCAGTG CACTGTGACTCTGAACAACACGGGAGAAAGGGCAGATCTGTGGACATCCATGAGAGTACTTCCATATCCATGGGTCCATTGATGTGGTCTGACCTTAGCAAAG GTGAACAGCTCCCAAACCAAGTGCAGGGTTCCAGGGCTCCATGTCTGTGTGCTTCTCTGATGATGTTACTCATTTCTATGATGAGTGTCCTGATATCCTTTTAG